The proteins below are encoded in one region of Candidatus Binatia bacterium:
- a CDS encoding sulfotransferase, translating to MPEDIRITDLVDPVLNDFQKAVRAYGDTLELDFTVDGILAQARAATGLDDFGPDDYLERLGLLVDEWSADDGLTGIGKLTLWNKLTLFARSRLVILDYLKAHPEVHDVEIERPIIVAGLPRSGTTHLLNLMAADSQKHSLPLWESYEPLPMPNEEAGEDGIDPRYARCAAQWDAIQKSSPLLPAMHPLDPDHIHEELELMGPNFASYNFEWLAMSPRWRDDYYAHDQTPHYEYMKTVLKILQSRRGPGRWVLKCPQHLEQLPVLRATFPDATFAVTHRDPVSVIQSAVTMLAYGQRNGRKKVQVKALVEYWSDRVEHLLRACVRDRDALPEAQSIDIPFHEFMADDMAMVERIYEKAGEVMTDTTRAELRGFIDNHPRGKYGRVIYALKDDFGVDPEELRERFSFYFDAFPVKRER from the coding sequence ATGCCCGAAGACATTCGCATCACCGATCTCGTCGACCCTGTTCTGAACGACTTCCAGAAGGCGGTGCGGGCCTACGGCGACACCCTCGAACTCGATTTCACCGTCGACGGGATTCTCGCGCAGGCGCGCGCGGCCACCGGGCTCGACGATTTCGGGCCGGATGACTACCTGGAACGCCTCGGTCTCCTCGTCGACGAGTGGTCGGCCGACGATGGTCTTACGGGCATCGGGAAGCTCACGCTCTGGAACAAGCTCACCCTGTTCGCGCGAAGCCGCTTGGTGATCCTCGACTATCTGAAGGCGCACCCGGAGGTCCACGACGTCGAGATCGAGCGGCCGATCATCGTTGCCGGTCTGCCGCGGTCCGGAACGACCCACCTCCTGAATCTGATGGCGGCGGACTCACAGAAGCACTCGTTGCCCCTGTGGGAGTCATACGAGCCTCTCCCGATGCCGAACGAAGAAGCCGGCGAAGACGGCATAGACCCGCGGTACGCGCGCTGCGCGGCGCAGTGGGATGCTATTCAGAAGTCGTCGCCGCTTTTGCCGGCGATGCATCCGCTCGATCCGGATCACATTCACGAAGAGCTCGAGCTCATGGGCCCGAACTTTGCATCGTACAATTTCGAGTGGCTCGCGATGTCGCCGCGCTGGCGGGATGATTACTACGCACACGATCAGACGCCCCACTACGAGTACATGAAGACGGTGCTCAAGATCCTGCAGTCGCGGCGCGGGCCGGGGCGCTGGGTGCTGAAGTGTCCGCAGCATCTGGAGCAACTGCCGGTCCTGCGCGCGACCTTCCCGGATGCGACGTTCGCGGTCACGCATCGCGACCCGGTGTCTGTCATCCAATCCGCGGTGACGATGCTGGCCTACGGGCAACGCAACGGGCGGAAGAAGGTCCAGGTGAAGGCGCTCGTCGAGTATTGGAGCGACCGCGTGGAGCATCTCCTGCGGGCGTGCGTCCGCGACCGTGATGCGTTGCCGGAAGCCCAGAGCATCGACATCCCGTTCCACGAGTTCATGGCCGACGACATGGCCATGGTCGAGAGGATTTACGAGAAGGCGGGAGAAGTGATGACAGACACGACGCGTGCTGAGCTGCGCGGCTTCATCGACAATCACCCGCGCGGAAAGTACGGGCGCGTGATCTACGCCCTCAAGGACGACTTCGGTGTGGATCCCGAGGAGTTGCGCGAGCGCTTCTCGTTCTACTTCGACGCGTTCCCGGTGAAGCGCGAGCGCTAA
- a CDS encoding alkyl sulfatase dimerization domain-containing protein — translation MSAPIYRARPNAFDIKPASQTETQKVNDFIHLSEGLSNSYMISTSEGRIVINTGMGFEAPVHKDVYDKADSSATRYILLTQGHVDHVGGVDHFREDGTDVVAQANNPEHQEYDARIQTFRTMRSFFAFAEAITAAGRMPGAKKPAKQSIPTPTILFDDHHRLELGGLEIELFATPGGETRDSLIAWLPQHRICFVGNLFSALFGHIPNLVTIRGDRYRDPMEFVESIERVRDLEPEVLLVGHGGPIHGAERIREEIERVRGAVLYLQAEVVKGMNAQKTVHQLMREIELPPELEVGQGYGKVSWDVRAIWELYAGWFHASSTTELYPEPVSTVYEDLVELAGGAERVASGAAAKVAAGDPVAAIHLAEIALAADDANATALRASRDAHCQLEEKSVNFWETKWLRQQITQTEKKLG, via the coding sequence ATGAGTGCGCCGATATACCGCGCCCGTCCGAACGCGTTCGACATCAAGCCCGCGTCCCAGACCGAGACGCAGAAGGTGAACGACTTTATCCACCTCTCGGAGGGGCTGTCGAACAGCTACATGATCTCGACATCCGAAGGTCGCATCGTGATCAACACCGGGATGGGCTTCGAAGCCCCGGTCCACAAGGATGTGTACGACAAGGCGGACTCGTCGGCGACGCGCTACATCTTGCTCACGCAGGGGCACGTCGACCACGTCGGCGGGGTCGATCACTTTCGAGAAGACGGGACGGACGTCGTCGCGCAGGCGAACAATCCCGAGCACCAGGAGTACGACGCTCGGATCCAGACGTTCCGGACGATGCGAAGCTTCTTCGCCTTCGCGGAAGCAATCACGGCGGCGGGGCGCATGCCCGGTGCGAAGAAGCCGGCCAAGCAATCGATTCCGACTCCGACGATCCTGTTCGACGACCATCACCGACTGGAGCTCGGCGGGCTCGAGATCGAATTGTTCGCCACGCCGGGCGGCGAGACAAGAGACTCGTTGATCGCGTGGCTTCCCCAACACCGAATCTGCTTCGTCGGGAATCTCTTCAGCGCTCTCTTCGGACACATTCCGAATCTCGTCACGATCCGGGGCGATCGGTATCGGGACCCGATGGAGTTCGTGGAGTCGATCGAACGCGTCCGCGACCTCGAGCCCGAAGTTCTCTTGGTGGGACATGGTGGCCCGATCCACGGGGCCGAACGAATCCGCGAAGAGATCGAACGCGTGCGGGGTGCCGTCCTCTACCTCCAGGCCGAAGTCGTGAAGGGGATGAATGCGCAAAAGACTGTGCACCAGCTGATGCGCGAGATTGAGCTTCCTCCCGAACTCGAGGTTGGCCAGGGGTACGGCAAGGTCAGCTGGGATGTCCGGGCGATTTGGGAACTCTACGCAGGTTGGTTTCACGCCTCCTCGACGACCGAGCTCTATCCCGAGCCCGTGTCGACCGTTTACGAAGACCTCGTGGAGCTAGCAGGCGGCGCCGAGCGTGTGGCCTCGGGCGCCGCGGCAAAGGTCGCCGCCGGAGATCCTGTCGCTGCCATTCACCTCGCGGAGATCGCCCTCGCGGCAGACGACGCCAATGCGACCGCGCTTCGCGCGAGCCGCGACGCCCATTGTCAGCTCGAAGAGAAGAGTGTGAACTTCTGGGAGACGAAGTGGCTTCGCCAACAGATTACCCAGACCGAAAAGAAGCTCGGCTAG
- a CDS encoding ABC transporter substrate-binding protein has product MIHSYKIALAAVGVALALHASPTLASPQTEVVEQFNGTLLSLFEGGGDFQSRFDTTEPAVKKAFDLGFMASKVLGRRGKDLTPEQKAEWLATFTRLTASNYAGRFVGEKGPSFETLGEEDGTHDTVVVRTQIVTPGKDNTLLTYRLRETPNGWKVIDCYLNGTVSEIALRRSEYGAVLRRDGFEALVKAVNSKSEQLAAGPPE; this is encoded by the coding sequence TTGATCCACAGCTACAAAATCGCGCTGGCCGCCGTTGGGGTGGCGCTTGCGCTGCACGCCTCGCCCACCCTAGCGTCACCCCAGACCGAAGTGGTCGAGCAATTCAATGGAACGCTCCTGAGCCTATTCGAGGGTGGGGGCGACTTCCAGAGCCGGTTCGACACGACCGAACCCGCCGTGAAGAAGGCCTTCGACCTCGGATTCATGGCGAGCAAGGTGCTCGGCCGCCGCGGGAAGGACCTCACACCGGAGCAAAAAGCCGAGTGGCTGGCTACCTTCACACGCCTCACCGCGTCGAACTACGCCGGACGGTTCGTGGGAGAGAAGGGGCCCTCGTTCGAAACCCTCGGCGAAGAAGACGGCACCCACGACACGGTCGTCGTCCGGACCCAGATCGTGACCCCCGGCAAGGACAACACCCTGCTGACCTACCGCCTGCGCGAGACGCCGAACGGGTGGAAGGTGATCGACTGCTACTTGAACGGAACCGTGAGCGAGATCGCACTGCGGAGGTCCGAGTACGGAGCGGTCCTGCGGCGCGATGGCTTCGAGGCTCTGGTGAAGGCCGTCAACTCGAAGTCTGAACAGCTGGCTGCGGGTCCGCCGGAGTAG
- a CDS encoding VacJ family lipoprotein, producing the protein MLCVASAGWAESESDPVAAESPDPLFDDDFDDFDVGPPRPADPFEGVNRGTHRVNEEIDRWVLDPITWTYRKVTPKMFRRSMRNFFWNLSEPTTMVNDLLQREWDDAAVALTRLVVNSTFGIGGLFDPASSLGLEPHESDFGQTMALAGIGPGPYMVLPVVGPSTLRDGFGLAVDVMFRPSTFVVPLADQLVFTTIQGGGFGLTTREEYYDQLKILRESSIDYYSALRSAYSQNREAEIWDRREHHLEDEEVEEGAATPADPQPAVQTSS; encoded by the coding sequence GTGTTGTGCGTCGCATCCGCCGGCTGGGCCGAGTCGGAGTCCGACCCCGTCGCTGCGGAGTCCCCGGATCCCCTGTTTGACGATGATTTCGACGACTTCGACGTCGGGCCGCCCCGGCCGGCCGACCCGTTCGAGGGCGTGAATCGCGGTACGCACCGCGTGAACGAGGAGATCGATCGCTGGGTCCTCGACCCCATCACGTGGACGTACCGCAAGGTCACGCCGAAGATGTTCCGAAGATCGATGCGGAACTTCTTCTGGAATCTGAGCGAGCCGACGACGATGGTGAACGACCTGCTCCAACGCGAGTGGGACGACGCGGCGGTCGCCCTCACGCGGCTGGTCGTGAACTCGACGTTCGGCATCGGTGGGTTGTTCGATCCAGCGAGTTCCCTCGGGCTCGAGCCGCACGAATCCGACTTCGGTCAGACCATGGCTCTCGCCGGGATTGGGCCGGGGCCGTACATGGTACTTCCCGTCGTCGGTCCGTCGACCTTACGCGACGGATTTGGCCTCGCCGTCGACGTCATGTTCCGCCCGTCGACGTTCGTCGTCCCGCTCGCCGATCAGTTGGTGTTCACGACGATCCAGGGCGGTGGCTTCGGGCTGACCACGCGCGAGGAGTACTACGATCAGCTGAAGATCTTGCGGGAGTCTTCGATCGATTACTACTCGGCGCTACGAAGCGCGTATTCGCAGAATCGCGAAGCCGAGATCTGGGATCGACGCGAGCATCACCTCGAGGACGAGGAGGTCGAGGAGGGGGCGGCTACTCCGGCGGACCCGCAGCCAGCTGTTCAGACTTCGAGTTGA
- a CDS encoding MMPL family transporter: MGRIEEAVRGALGDWVEFVARRASAVVAVEAIVTLALALFTVTHLGVNADNKRLLSPDLPFQRDAAAFQEHFSSLDDSILIVIDAGSPEIAREAATELAARLREEPEKFKAVNVPGGDPFFEQNGLLLLSVEELEELTDGFVRMQPVIADLTRDGSIANLSRLLRMGLDETSGEERARFAPIFERLGDATTRVYEEFPIEISWEALMLEGSAIDPGTRQVIIVEPVLSFDALLPAGPAMWKIRELADAAGLGPERGVRVRITGNPALNHEEMLGLAVDVGLSGIGSFLLVAIVLQMAFRSGRMVGAAAGTLLVGLIWTAAFAAAVVGQLNLISIAFGVLFIGLGVDFSIHLGMHFQEEMRHGTDPIRALRSAIDEVGTSLLICTFTTSIGFYAFVPTDYLGVAELGLISGTGMFVILFQNLTLLPVLLFWRRPTDEPLATPAGPQHSWIATPAALERHPRVVVGIGVALALVAVSLYPRAWFDSDVVAMRDPNTESVEAFQDLLKQSDTSPWYADVLAPDLTTAESVQKRLDELELVESTRTVNYWVPSDQDDKVEILADAAFFLDTPEAPPSDRAPPTVAEQIEALRDLRSLLDDPDLASDEGLLYQSVRGLRTRLDTFLARLEADQDPAASLATLEQVLLGNLPAQIDRMRMALAAEPFGLDDLPPGLRGEMLATTGEARVQVFPRADLSEEGAREEFVDAVRSIAPHATGVSVNLIEFGRATARSLRQALAFALISIAILLFVLTRSLRNVLLILSPLVLAGAWTFGGMALIRMPFNFANVIVLPLLLGIGVDSGVHLVRRSHDALASGKQLLGTTTARAVFWSAITTIASFGSLALSRHQGIATMGEVLVFGMLFTLAANLVVLPALIELARRQQGVQGRE, encoded by the coding sequence GTGGGGAGGATCGAGGAGGCAGTACGGGGCGCGCTCGGCGATTGGGTGGAGTTCGTCGCTCGACGCGCATCGGCGGTGGTCGCGGTGGAAGCCATCGTGACGCTCGCGCTCGCTCTCTTCACCGTCACGCACCTCGGCGTGAATGCAGACAACAAGCGCTTGCTGTCTCCCGATCTTCCCTTCCAGCGGGATGCGGCCGCTTTCCAGGAGCACTTCTCTTCGTTGGACGACTCGATCCTGATCGTGATCGACGCCGGCAGCCCGGAGATCGCTCGCGAAGCCGCAACGGAGCTGGCCGCGCGGCTCCGCGAAGAACCCGAGAAATTCAAAGCAGTGAACGTGCCCGGGGGCGACCCGTTCTTCGAGCAGAACGGCCTTCTCCTTCTCTCGGTCGAGGAACTCGAGGAGCTGACCGATGGCTTCGTCCGCATGCAGCCGGTGATCGCCGATCTCACGCGCGACGGCAGCATCGCGAACCTGAGTCGCCTCCTCCGCATGGGCCTCGACGAGACGAGCGGCGAGGAGAGAGCGCGCTTCGCGCCGATCTTCGAACGACTCGGAGATGCGACCACGCGCGTCTACGAAGAGTTCCCGATCGAGATCTCGTGGGAAGCACTGATGCTGGAGGGCTCGGCAATCGACCCGGGCACGCGGCAGGTCATCATCGTCGAGCCGGTGCTCTCGTTCGATGCGCTTCTCCCCGCCGGTCCGGCGATGTGGAAGATCCGAGAGCTGGCGGACGCCGCGGGTCTTGGGCCCGAACGCGGCGTCCGTGTCCGGATCACCGGCAACCCCGCGCTCAACCACGAGGAGATGCTCGGCCTCGCGGTGGACGTCGGCCTCTCGGGGATCGGATCCTTCCTCCTCGTCGCGATCGTTCTCCAGATGGCCTTCCGCTCCGGGCGCATGGTTGGAGCGGCCGCCGGAACACTTCTCGTCGGCCTCATCTGGACGGCCGCGTTCGCCGCCGCCGTGGTCGGGCAGCTGAATCTGATTTCGATTGCATTCGGGGTTCTGTTCATCGGGCTCGGGGTCGACTTCTCGATCCACCTCGGCATGCACTTCCAGGAAGAGATGCGGCACGGCACCGATCCGATCCGTGCGCTGCGGTCCGCGATCGACGAGGTCGGGACCTCGCTCCTGATCTGCACTTTCACCACGTCGATCGGCTTCTACGCCTTCGTCCCGACGGACTACCTCGGCGTCGCGGAGCTCGGGCTGATCTCGGGCACAGGGATGTTCGTCATCCTCTTCCAAAATCTCACCCTGCTGCCAGTGCTGCTCTTCTGGAGGCGGCCCACGGATGAACCGCTCGCGACTCCGGCGGGCCCCCAGCACTCGTGGATCGCCACGCCCGCCGCGCTGGAACGCCACCCGCGCGTTGTGGTGGGCATCGGCGTCGCGCTCGCTCTGGTCGCCGTCAGCCTCTATCCGCGCGCGTGGTTCGACAGCGACGTCGTCGCGATGCGGGACCCGAACACGGAGTCGGTGGAGGCCTTTCAGGACCTCCTAAAGCAGAGCGACACGTCTCCGTGGTACGCCGACGTCCTCGCTCCGGACCTCACGACCGCCGAGAGCGTGCAGAAGCGGCTCGATGAACTCGAGCTCGTCGAATCAACGCGCACGGTGAACTACTGGGTCCCATCCGATCAGGACGACAAAGTCGAGATCCTGGCCGACGCCGCGTTTTTTCTCGACACGCCGGAGGCCCCCCCGAGCGATCGAGCGCCTCCCACCGTCGCCGAGCAGATCGAAGCCCTCCGCGACCTACGCTCACTCCTCGATGACCCCGACCTCGCGAGCGACGAAGGACTTCTCTATCAGAGCGTGAGGGGGCTCCGAACGAGACTCGACACGTTCCTCGCCAGGCTAGAGGCGGATCAGGATCCGGCCGCGTCTCTTGCTACCCTCGAGCAGGTCCTGCTCGGCAATCTCCCCGCGCAGATCGACCGCATGCGCATGGCCCTCGCGGCCGAGCCGTTCGGGCTCGACGACCTCCCACCGGGTCTCCGCGGAGAGATGCTCGCAACAACGGGCGAAGCCCGCGTGCAGGTCTTCCCCAGAGCCGACCTTTCGGAGGAAGGTGCCCGCGAAGAGTTCGTGGACGCCGTACGCAGCATCGCGCCCCACGCCACGGGAGTCTCGGTAAACCTGATCGAGTTTGGCCGCGCGACCGCACGCTCGCTCCGCCAGGCGTTGGCCTTCGCCCTCATCTCTATCGCGATTCTCCTCTTCGTCCTCACGCGGAGCCTGCGCAACGTTCTTCTGATTCTCTCGCCACTGGTCCTCGCGGGGGCCTGGACGTTCGGCGGCATGGCGTTGATCCGGATGCCCTTCAACTTCGCGAACGTGATCGTCCTCCCGCTTCTTCTCGGCATCGGCGTCGATAGCGGCGTCCATCTCGTTCGGCGCTCACACGACGCGCTCGCATCGGGAAAGCAACTCCTCGGAACCACCACCGCCCGGGCCGTCTTCTGGAGTGCGATCACGACGATCGCGAGCTTCGGGAGCCTCGCACTCTCTCGTCACCAGGGAATCGCGACCATGGGGGAGGTCCTGGTCTTTGGGATGCTCTTCACCCTCGCGGCGAACCTCGTCGTTCTCCCAGCCCTTATCGAGCTGGCCCGCCGGCAGCAAGGGGTACAAGGGCGCGAATGA